Proteins encoded within one genomic window of Desulfobulbaceae bacterium:
- a CDS encoding MarR family transcriptional regulator yields MVSDDPRFQRFQAILKDLRIIFRASQAHAKWVEKECGLSSAQLWMMWELFKTPGLKVSELAIILSIHPSTCSNMLDKLQNKELVRRDRNNPQDQRVVELFLTETGTQLLAGAPRPAQGVLADVLLRLPDETLGQLEEGLTEFVKALKKQNEDDGFTPIGS; encoded by the coding sequence ATGGTCTCAGATGATCCACGGTTTCAACGTTTTCAGGCAATTCTAAAAGACTTGCGGATTATATTTCGTGCAAGTCAGGCCCACGCCAAGTGGGTTGAAAAAGAGTGTGGATTGAGTTCGGCACAGCTTTGGATGATGTGGGAACTTTTCAAAACACCTGGGCTAAAGGTTTCTGAGCTTGCAATCATCCTATCCATCCATCCCTCAACCTGCAGTAACATGCTAGATAAACTCCAAAACAAAGAACTGGTTCGCCGAGATCGGAATAATCCCCAAGATCAAAGGGTTGTTGAACTGTTTCTTACTGAAACGGGAACCCAGCTATTAGCTGGCGCGCCTCGACCAGCTCAAGGGGTTCTTGCTGATGTTTTGCTCCGTTTGCCCGATGAGACGCTCGGCCAACTCGAAGAAGGACTCACAGAGTTTGTTAAGGCCTTGAAAAAACAAAATGAGGACGATGGGTTCACGCCTATCGGGTCGTAG
- a CDS encoding serine hydrolase: MPAQFVLVIYLCSLGLFCQYSKAQASSTGRYDIVYFEDSNLDAALDFKEKLETMLGPEVTKSLKIVRTRNRYGVVYDRSGTPLSSARLVVHHNSILEKVGMQGTAVAIGAGQYSDLYNVSYGLGVNLVSLKHRYEMIYRYLGQDVGKDLFIEKTRHDNYILVYRRLGDRQSTLRVANRHDNLLKRKGVAASIALSQNNEIVFGESSYLDMEDKPVPRASFTATKASPTVPKHKTSKTAKRFTGKTDDSATLLEKKIEKYIKELRRKNKITSDERTAWLAYDLTTGRNLIDINIHTPLQAASMMKPFVALAFFLKEKEGALIYGPKSRQKMEAMIQRSDNKATNWLMRHIGGPKAVEDTLKKQYPNIFQSIKIVEYIPANGGTYRNKVAPREYGMFLAALWNKKLSSGKEIRRLMALPNRDRIYHGTPLPRGTLVFDKTGTTAKLCGDMGILVPKGRDGRRYPYIIVGIIEKQKRARNYGHWMASRGNIIRNVSSLVYSSLKEEYSLL; encoded by the coding sequence ATGCCTGCCCAATTTGTGCTGGTGATTTACCTATGTAGTTTGGGACTGTTCTGCCAATACTCCAAAGCGCAGGCAAGCAGCACTGGTCGCTATGATATTGTGTATTTCGAGGACAGTAATCTTGATGCTGCGCTGGACTTCAAAGAAAAGCTTGAGACGATGCTTGGCCCGGAAGTAACCAAATCTTTGAAAATAGTCCGTACAAGAAACAGATACGGTGTTGTGTATGATCGAAGCGGGACTCCTTTATCCTCAGCACGCCTTGTTGTGCACCATAACAGTATTTTAGAAAAAGTTGGCATGCAGGGTACGGCGGTGGCGATCGGTGCCGGACAATATTCTGACCTCTACAATGTCAGCTATGGTCTAGGGGTTAACCTTGTAAGCCTGAAGCACCGATATGAAATGATTTATCGTTATTTGGGGCAGGATGTTGGTAAAGACCTGTTCATCGAAAAAACACGCCATGATAATTACATTCTTGTCTATCGCCGCTTAGGAGATAGACAATCGACACTCCGAGTTGCCAATAGGCATGATAACTTACTGAAACGAAAGGGAGTTGCTGCATCGATTGCCCTTTCGCAAAACAATGAAATTGTTTTTGGAGAATCAAGTTATCTGGATATGGAAGACAAGCCGGTTCCCCGTGCAAGTTTTACAGCCACTAAAGCTTCGCCGACAGTTCCCAAACATAAAACGAGTAAAACAGCAAAAAGGTTTACGGGCAAGACCGACGACTCCGCCACCTTGCTGGAGAAAAAAATAGAGAAGTATATCAAGGAGTTACGCAGAAAAAATAAAATTACATCCGATGAACGAACTGCCTGGTTGGCCTACGACCTGACCACAGGACGCAATCTTATAGACATTAACATACATACACCTTTGCAAGCGGCGAGCATGATGAAGCCATTTGTGGCCCTGGCTTTTTTCCTTAAGGAGAAAGAGGGGGCATTGATATATGGTCCGAAAAGTCGGCAAAAAATGGAGGCCATGATTCAACGCAGTGACAACAAGGCGACAAACTGGCTGATGCGTCATATCGGCGGCCCAAAAGCGGTTGAAGATACGCTCAAGAAACAGTATCCAAACATCTTTCAATCTATAAAAATAGTCGAATATATCCCCGCTAATGGCGGAACATACCGAAACAAAGTGGCGCCTCGTGAATATGGTATGTTTCTGGCGGCGCTCTGGAACAAAAAACTGTCATCGGGAAAAGAAATTCGTCGACTAATGGCCCTACCCAACAGGGACCGCATCTACCATGGTACGCCTCTTCCCAGGGGGACGCTGGTTTTCGACAAAACCGGAACAACAGCCAAACTTTGTGGCGATATGGGCATATTGGTACCTAAAGGCCGAGATGGTCGCCGCTATCCGTATATTATTGTGGGGATCATCGAAAAACAGAAAAGGGCGAGAAACTATGGCCATTGGATGGCTTCTCGAGGCAACATCATTCGTAACGTATCAAGCCTAGTCTACAGTAGCCTAAAAGAAGAATACAGCCTGCTGTAG
- the speA gene encoding biosynthetic arginine decarboxylase, producing the protein MTKKKKWTVEDAANLYGIDKWGAGYFAVDEFGEVVITPLGKDNGVKISLFEIARGIEERGLAMPVLLRIENILGSQIKRLHESFNKVIKEVGYTGKYKGVFPIKVNQQEQVVEAITQFGREYDHGLEAGSKSELIAAISMLDNRDACLICNGYKDEEFIDLGLYATKMGLKCFFVLEMPGELEVILERAKKIGVRPLLGLRIKLSTKAEGQWAESGGEASVFGLTMSQVIDVIDRLKEDDKLDCLQLQHYHIGSQIPNIQDIRAGVIEACRIYEELVKEGAAMGFLDLGGGLAVDYDGSKTNYHSSRNYSVEEYCCDIVETIASVLDKNNIAHPTIVTESGRFTVAYYSVLLFNVLDVTEVTPHPIPVDLPKTTYDLLDNLLSTYNMVSAKDIQECYNDAFFYKSQAQQLFKNSQITMREKAIADDLIRHILIKITKVASELDYVPEEIEQIEKLIPDIYYGNFSLFQSLPDVWAIGQLFPVTPIHRLGEAPTRSAIIADITCDCEGKITKFPSHPHARETIHLHELRKGEEYYLGVFLVGAYQETLGDLHNLFGDTNVVSINIQSDGTYDFVRELEGDSVEDVLSYVEYDVKAIKKRMKDFAEDSIRQNFITTKDRKTILSCFNEGLRGYTYFEKE; encoded by the coding sequence ATGACTAAAAAGAAAAAATGGACAGTTGAAGACGCAGCTAATCTTTACGGCATCGATAAATGGGGTGCTGGTTATTTTGCCGTGGATGAGTTTGGCGAGGTTGTGATCACTCCTTTGGGGAAAGACAATGGGGTGAAGATCAGTCTGTTTGAAATCGCAAGAGGTATTGAGGAGCGTGGACTTGCGATGCCTGTGCTTCTTCGAATTGAGAATATACTTGGCTCTCAGATAAAAAGGCTGCATGAGAGTTTTAACAAGGTCATTAAAGAGGTTGGTTATACAGGTAAATATAAAGGTGTTTTTCCCATTAAGGTTAATCAGCAGGAACAGGTTGTTGAGGCTATTACCCAGTTTGGCAGAGAGTATGATCATGGCCTTGAGGCCGGAAGCAAATCCGAGCTTATTGCCGCAATTTCAATGCTTGATAACCGTGATGCCTGCCTGATCTGTAATGGTTACAAAGATGAAGAGTTTATTGACCTGGGCCTTTATGCAACGAAAATGGGGCTGAAATGCTTCTTTGTCCTGGAGATGCCCGGCGAACTTGAAGTGATTCTGGAAAGGGCCAAAAAAATCGGTGTTCGTCCTCTGCTGGGACTTCGCATAAAATTATCGACGAAAGCAGAAGGGCAGTGGGCTGAATCTGGTGGTGAGGCGAGTGTTTTTGGTCTTACAATGAGCCAGGTTATTGATGTGATTGACCGCTTAAAAGAAGACGATAAACTTGACTGTCTCCAGTTGCAGCACTATCACATCGGGTCGCAGATTCCTAATATCCAAGATATTCGCGCCGGGGTTATTGAGGCATGCCGTATTTACGAAGAGCTCGTGAAAGAGGGTGCGGCGATGGGATTTCTTGACCTTGGTGGAGGACTTGCAGTTGACTATGATGGATCAAAAACAAACTATCATTCAAGTCGTAACTATTCAGTTGAAGAGTATTGTTGTGATATTGTCGAAACCATTGCCTCGGTTCTTGATAAGAACAATATCGCGCATCCAACAATTGTGACAGAGTCTGGACGCTTTACTGTAGCCTATTATTCGGTACTCCTTTTTAACGTCTTAGATGTTACGGAAGTTACCCCGCATCCAATTCCTGTGGATCTGCCGAAAACCACCTATGATCTGCTTGATAATCTCCTGTCGACCTACAACATGGTTTCGGCAAAAGATATCCAGGAATGTTACAACGATGCGTTTTTTTACAAAAGTCAGGCGCAGCAGCTTTTTAAGAACAGCCAGATTACTATGCGTGAGAAGGCAATTGCCGATGACCTTATCCGGCACATTCTGATAAAAATTACTAAGGTGGCTAGTGAGCTTGATTATGTCCCTGAAGAAATAGAACAAATTGAAAAACTTATTCCTGATATCTACTATGGGAATTTCAGTCTGTTTCAATCTCTACCTGATGTCTGGGCTATAGGCCAGCTGTTTCCGGTTACACCTATTCATCGCCTGGGCGAAGCCCCTACCCGGAGCGCCATAATCGCTGATATTACCTGCGACTGTGAGGGGAAAATAACAAAATTTCCATCACACCCTCATGCCAGGGAAACAATTCACTTACATGAACTGAGAAAAGGTGAAGAGTATTACCTGGGTGTTTTTCTTGTTGGTGCCTACCAGGAGACACTGGGCGACCTCCATAATCTGTTTGGTGATACTAACGTGGTTTCCATAAACATTCAAAGTGATGGCACGTATGACTTTGTGCGCGAACTTGAAGGCGATTCTGTCGAGGACGTGTTGTCGTACGTGGAATATGACGTGAAGGCGATCAAGAAACGAATGAAAGATTTTGCGGAGGATTCAATTCGTCAAAACTTTATTACCACAAAAGACCGCAAAACAATTCTCAGCTGTTTCAACGAGGGGTTACGCGGTTACACATATTTTGAAAAAGAGTAA
- a CDS encoding sigma-54-dependent Fis family transcriptional regulator: MSAKGSNLLSPASSLAEGIEIIKRSRCDLIFIDMKILNQAAASGGYKAVLQSFWILYPSVEIIVMTSQKMLREAVKAVKQGVSDYITYPLVSDEIRLVVKSINESQKVQSELDYLREETWDKDSITLSQTRCAAMQQVFNNVQSVSSTKSTVLLTGETGTGKGVLAKIIHKLSNRKNEQFINVHCGAIPDTLLESELFGHEKGAFTGAIRRKLGKFEIAEGGTIFLDEIGTITPAAQIKLLQVLQDSTFQRVGGEDSIEANIRIIAATNVELKQLCDEQKFRNDLYYRLNVFPIELPPLRDRKEDIPLLIEVFLERLNKFQTKNIFDIHSQVITAFLNYSWPGNIRELENVMERAYILEKSSVLMPDSFPAELFMEQDALSLAKIDTMLPLTEVRKRGVEEIERRYLKEILEKNMGKINKSAEASGITTRQLHKLMLRHGLHKEAFKTH, from the coding sequence ATGAGCGCAAAAGGCAGCAATCTTTTATCGCCAGCCTCTTCATTGGCCGAAGGAATCGAGATCATTAAGAGATCTCGGTGTGATTTGATTTTTATCGATATGAAGATTTTAAATCAGGCAGCCGCCTCCGGTGGATATAAGGCCGTACTGCAATCCTTCTGGATACTCTATCCCTCTGTTGAAATTATCGTAATGACCTCCCAGAAAATGCTCAGGGAGGCTGTGAAAGCTGTCAAACAAGGGGTTAGCGATTATATCACCTACCCTCTTGTTTCAGACGAAATCCGCCTGGTGGTCAAGAGTATTAATGAGTCCCAAAAAGTACAATCTGAACTTGATTATTTGCGTGAAGAGACCTGGGACAAAGACTCGATCACTCTTTCCCAGACACGCTGTGCAGCCATGCAGCAGGTTTTCAATAACGTCCAATCCGTATCTTCCACAAAAAGTACCGTGCTTTTAACCGGCGAGACAGGAACCGGCAAGGGGGTACTAGCAAAAATTATCCACAAATTGAGCAACAGAAAAAACGAACAGTTTATCAATGTCCATTGTGGCGCTATCCCCGACACTCTTTTAGAGAGTGAACTTTTTGGCCATGAAAAAGGTGCCTTTACCGGGGCAATTCGGCGTAAACTCGGAAAATTTGAGATAGCAGAAGGTGGAACCATCTTCCTCGACGAGATTGGCACAATCACACCGGCCGCCCAGATCAAACTGCTCCAGGTTTTACAAGATAGCACATTCCAGCGTGTTGGAGGGGAAGATTCCATTGAGGCAAATATCCGAATCATTGCCGCAACCAACGTTGAACTCAAGCAACTCTGTGATGAGCAAAAATTCAGAAATGATCTGTACTATCGACTCAATGTTTTTCCGATAGAGCTTCCTCCTCTCCGAGATCGGAAGGAAGACATTCCGCTCTTGATTGAGGTGTTTCTGGAACGGCTCAACAAATTTCAAACAAAAAACATCTTCGATATCCACTCCCAGGTAATTACCGCTTTTCTTAACTACTCATGGCCGGGAAACATCCGTGAACTCGAAAACGTAATGGAGAGAGCCTACATTCTCGAAAAATCCTCTGTCCTCATGCCCGATAGCTTCCCGGCCGAACTGTTTATGGAGCAGGACGCCCTTTCCCTGGCCAAAATAGACACCATGCTGCCCTTGACTGAAGTCAGAAAGAGAGGCGTGGAAGAGATTGAGCGGCGCTATCTCAAAGAAATACTCGAAAAAAACATGGGAAAAATCAACAAAAGCGCTGAGGCTTCAGGCATTACAACAAGGCAGCTTCACAAGTTGATGCTGCGGCACGGATTGCACAAAGAAGCATTCAAAACACACTGA
- a CDS encoding pyridoxal phosphate-dependent aminotransferase — MRKDIVHIGADKMHYEVLSIVELARELNALGLDIYWENIGDPISKGLSLPSWFKEIVSNSLQSDELYGYSPTKGLYQTRKFWADISLRNNGKYISPDDIIFFNGLGDAINKIFGFLKRTARVLVPSPGYMTYASGEAAHAGALPVSYYLHPQNGWCPDVADIETRIRYNPSVVAILIVNPDNPTGFVYPEKILREIVILARKYNLFVIVDEVYENIVFNDQVPCSLGKYIGDVPGIALKSMSKEMPWPGARCGWMEVYNREKDTGFDAYINSIVNAKMLEVCSTTLPQKVLPILMAHPGYKSFLQERVQKYQERANIAYKMFCGEEGLIVNPSNGAFYFTVVFQTNYLSEDQTLPVPNNLVSNKIAQLVDAPMMALDKRFSLYLLGNTGICVVPLSSFNTELQGLRMTLLEEDDKRFLWTVTSIRDSLRNYLGTM, encoded by the coding sequence ATGCGTAAAGACATTGTGCACATCGGTGCCGACAAAATGCACTATGAGGTCTTAAGCATTGTTGAGCTGGCCAGAGAGTTGAATGCCTTGGGGCTTGATATCTACTGGGAGAATATCGGTGACCCGATTTCCAAAGGGCTGTCCTTGCCTTCCTGGTTTAAAGAGATTGTCTCTAATTCCCTGCAAAGTGACGAATTATACGGGTATAGCCCGACCAAAGGACTATATCAGACACGTAAATTCTGGGCTGACATCTCCCTGCGTAACAACGGTAAGTATATCTCCCCAGACGACATCATCTTCTTTAATGGGCTGGGGGATGCAATCAATAAAATTTTCGGATTTTTGAAAAGAACAGCACGGGTGTTGGTTCCAAGTCCGGGGTATATGACGTATGCATCTGGAGAGGCTGCTCACGCTGGGGCTTTACCGGTCAGCTATTATTTGCACCCTCAAAATGGCTGGTGCCCTGATGTCGCAGATATTGAAACCAGGATACGCTATAACCCCTCCGTAGTGGCCATTTTGATTGTGAATCCGGACAACCCAACAGGCTTTGTCTATCCGGAAAAAATCCTCAGAGAAATTGTCATTCTCGCGCGTAAATATAATCTGTTTGTCATTGTCGATGAAGTGTATGAGAATATCGTTTTCAACGATCAGGTCCCATGTTCGCTCGGGAAATACATTGGAGATGTCCCAGGGATAGCACTGAAAAGTATGTCCAAAGAAATGCCCTGGCCGGGGGCTCGCTGTGGTTGGATGGAGGTCTACAATAGAGAAAAAGATACAGGCTTCGATGCCTATATCAACTCTATTGTTAATGCGAAAATGCTGGAGGTTTGCTCTACTACTTTACCCCAAAAAGTTTTGCCAATTCTCATGGCGCACCCCGGTTACAAATCTTTTCTGCAAGAACGGGTACAGAAATATCAGGAACGGGCAAACATCGCTTACAAAATGTTTTGTGGTGAGGAAGGACTCATCGTCAACCCCAGCAATGGAGCTTTTTATTTCACGGTAGTTTTCCAGACAAACTATTTGTCTGAAGATCAAACCCTGCCAGTTCCCAACAATCTGGTCAGCAATAAAATTGCACAGCTTGTCGATGCTCCAATGATGGCACTAGACAAGCGTTTTTCACTCTATCTTCTGGGTAACACTGGTATCTGCGTTGTTCCACTGTCTTCCTTTAATACAGAGTTGCAGGGGCTTCGCATGACTCTTCTTGAAGAGGACGATAAACGCTTCTTATGGACGGTCACCAGCATAAGAGACTCGTTACGCAATTACCTGGGCACCATGTAA
- a CDS encoding saccharopine dehydrogenase family protein, with protein sequence MSRVLIIGAGGVGSVVTHKCAQVPEVFSEICLASRTVSKCEQIASQIKSPIRTEQVDADNVPELVSLIKEFGPQLVVNVALPYQDLHIMDACLETGVDYLDTANYEPPDEAKFCYKWQWDYQQRFQDRGLMALLGSGFDPGVTNVFTAWAKKKHFDQIHTLDIIDCNAGDHGQPFATNFNPEINIREVTQRGKFFENGVWKETEPLSHCQTFDFPEGIGPKKIYLLYHEELESLVRHIPEIKRGRFWMTFSDNYLNHLNVLQGIGMTGIKPINYQGQEIIPLQFLKAVLPDPSSLGPLTKGRTCIGCLIKGIKDGKAKSYYIYNICDHEQCYKEVKSQAVSYTTGVPAMIGAMMMLTGKWRGEGVFNMEQFDPEPFMEKLTIHGLPWVEYEGDLAGVDL encoded by the coding sequence ATGTCACGAGTTTTAATAATTGGTGCAGGCGGTGTCGGGTCAGTTGTTACCCATAAATGTGCTCAGGTGCCAGAGGTTTTCAGTGAGATCTGCCTGGCAAGCCGCACTGTTTCCAAATGCGAACAGATTGCCAGCCAGATCAAGAGTCCAATACGCACCGAGCAGGTAGACGCTGATAACGTCCCTGAACTGGTCAGTCTGATAAAAGAGTTTGGCCCGCAACTGGTTGTTAATGTTGCGTTGCCATACCAGGATCTGCACATTATGGACGCCTGTCTTGAAACGGGAGTGGATTATCTGGATACGGCAAATTATGAGCCGCCAGATGAGGCGAAATTCTGCTACAAATGGCAGTGGGATTATCAGCAGCGCTTTCAGGATAGAGGTCTCATGGCACTTCTGGGCAGTGGTTTTGATCCTGGGGTGACAAATGTTTTTACGGCCTGGGCCAAGAAAAAACATTTTGACCAGATTCACACCTTAGACATTATTGATTGCAATGCTGGTGATCATGGTCAGCCATTTGCCACAAACTTTAATCCCGAAATTAATATCCGAGAAGTTACCCAACGCGGCAAGTTCTTTGAAAATGGTGTCTGGAAGGAGACTGAGCCACTGAGCCACTGCCAGACCTTTGATTTCCCTGAAGGAATTGGCCCTAAGAAAATATATCTTCTGTATCATGAAGAGCTGGAATCATTAGTCCGACATATCCCGGAAATCAAAAGGGGCCGTTTCTGGATGACTTTTTCTGATAACTACCTCAATCATCTCAATGTTCTTCAGGGAATTGGCATGACGGGTATTAAGCCCATCAACTACCAGGGGCAGGAGATCATACCGCTACAGTTCTTAAAGGCAGTGCTTCCTGATCCGAGTTCCCTCGGGCCGCTCACAAAGGGGCGAACCTGTATAGGCTGCCTGATCAAGGGCATAAAAGATGGCAAGGCAAAGAGCTACTATATCTATAATATCTGCGACCACGAGCAGTGCTATAAAGAGGTGAAGTCTCAGGCGGTTTCGTACACAACGGGCGTGCCGGCAATGATCGGGGCAATGATGATGCTTACCGGTAAGTGGAGAGGAGAGGGTGTCTTTAACATGGAGCAGTTTGATCCAGAGCCGTTTATGGAGAAACTTACTATCCATGGCCTGCCTTGGGTTGAGTACGAGGGCGACCTTGCAGGAGTAGATTTGTGA
- a CDS encoding YitT family protein encodes MIQKGFTYSIHWNILQIIVGSIITAFALKSIALPHHFVPGGLFGAASLLFFTTGFGSISGLYLLFNIPMFIIAWRTISRRFLWYSVSSMLIFTLAYMSIELELQIKDQLYAAVACGLLSGLGVGIVLRSLGSNGGLDVVAVWMFQNFNIGIGKFYFVFNTLLYLCSLIYLDIDLVMASIIMTFVASAVMEQTLAMFSQRKVVFIVSDLCESISEEIQEKLKIGGTLLNGWGIYSKAPRSVLMTVINNIQLKRLEEAVFTIDENALFIVENTFSVLGKSFSKRKIY; translated from the coding sequence ATGATTCAAAAAGGTTTCACGTATTCAATCCACTGGAATATTCTACAGATTATTGTTGGTTCAATTATTACAGCGTTCGCCCTTAAATCAATTGCCCTTCCGCATCACTTTGTCCCTGGAGGTCTTTTTGGTGCTGCATCGCTGCTTTTTTTCACTACAGGTTTCGGTAGTATTTCCGGGTTATATCTGTTGTTTAATATTCCGATGTTTATAATTGCCTGGCGAACTATCAGCAGGCGTTTTCTCTGGTACAGCGTGTCGTCCATGCTGATTTTCACTTTGGCATATATGTCAATCGAGCTTGAACTACAGATAAAAGACCAGCTCTATGCAGCTGTTGCCTGTGGCTTATTATCCGGCCTTGGTGTGGGGATTGTTCTGCGGTCGCTTGGCTCTAACGGTGGACTCGATGTTGTTGCTGTTTGGATGTTTCAGAACTTCAATATCGGCATCGGTAAATTTTATTTTGTATTTAACACGCTGCTTTACCTTTGCAGCCTTATCTACCTCGATATCGACCTTGTTATGGCCTCAATAATCATGACCTTTGTTGCCTCAGCAGTAATGGAGCAAACACTTGCCATGTTCAGTCAGCGAAAGGTTGTTTTTATCGTGTCTGATCTTTGCGAGAGCATTTCTGAAGAGATTCAAGAAAAGTTAAAAATAGGCGGGACCCTCTTGAACGGGTGGGGCATATACTCGAAAGCACCGCGCTCTGTCTTGATGACGGTGATCAATAACATTCAACTCAAGCGACTCGAAGAGGCGGTATTTACCATTGACGAGAACGCTCTCTTTATCGTTGAAAATACCTTTTCAGTTTTAGGAAAAAGTTTCTCAAAAAGAAAAATATATTAG
- the ablA gene encoding lysine 2,3-aminomutase, whose product MEMLSTQQQDIFNEIGFDSVGKWKDWQWQIKHCIKDVDTFERLLDIELSEDLRRDFRTIVNKFPMSITPYYLSLIKTDDVEKDPIFKQSFPVINELEIQDTDMVDPLHEDADSPVPGLTHRYPDRVLLLVSNMCSMYCRHCTRKRQVGDRDTIPGKDQIMKGIEYIRQTPQIRDVLLSGGDPFLLSTDYLDWILTELKMIDHVEVVRIGTRTPVVLPYRITDRLVAMLKKHSPIWINTHFNHPRELTTSSKESLKKLADAGIPLGNQTVLLSGVNDCSRIMRSLFHKLVANRVRPYYLYQCDLSEGLNHFRTPVGKGIEILESLIGHTSGFCVPTYVIDAPGGGGKIPVMPNYLISWSTNKVVLRNYEGVITTYKEPDSYEPTFCKRNCDECDLQLSLEDADETRSLGIEKLLADSNNMIALVPKNNSRHGRRG is encoded by the coding sequence ATGGAAATGCTTAGCACACAGCAACAAGATATATTTAACGAGATTGGCTTTGATTCGGTCGGCAAATGGAAAGATTGGCAGTGGCAGATCAAACACTGCATCAAGGATGTGGATACCTTTGAAAGACTCCTGGACATTGAGCTTTCAGAGGATTTACGTCGTGATTTTCGGACGATTGTCAATAAATTCCCGATGTCCATAACACCTTATTATCTTTCCCTTATAAAAACTGATGACGTAGAGAAAGACCCAATCTTCAAGCAGAGTTTTCCGGTGATCAACGAACTTGAGATTCAAGATACCGATATGGTTGACCCTCTGCATGAAGATGCAGATAGTCCTGTCCCCGGGCTCACGCACAGATATCCGGATCGGGTGCTGCTGCTGGTCAGTAACATGTGTTCCATGTACTGCAGACATTGTACAAGAAAACGCCAAGTCGGAGACCGGGACACCATACCTGGAAAAGATCAAATTATGAAAGGAATTGAATATATTCGGCAAACGCCTCAAATAAGAGATGTTCTCTTGAGTGGAGGCGATCCGTTTCTTTTGTCAACCGATTATCTGGATTGGATTCTTACTGAATTAAAGATGATTGACCACGTGGAAGTGGTTCGAATTGGAACACGGACGCCTGTTGTTCTTCCATATCGAATCACAGACCGATTAGTTGCAATGTTGAAAAAACATAGTCCGATCTGGATTAATACCCATTTCAATCATCCCCGTGAACTGACAACCTCATCGAAAGAATCTTTGAAAAAGTTGGCGGACGCTGGTATCCCACTTGGCAATCAAACTGTCCTCTTGTCGGGTGTTAATGATTGTTCAAGAATTATGCGTTCGCTATTTCACAAACTTGTCGCAAACCGCGTGAGGCCATACTATTTGTATCAATGCGATCTCTCGGAGGGGCTTAATCACTTCAGAACGCCGGTTGGTAAAGGTATTGAAATCCTCGAGAGTCTTATCGGTCATACAAGCGGATTTTGTGTTCCAACCTATGTAATTGATGCACCAGGTGGAGGTGGCAAGATCCCCGTGATGCCAAATTATCTAATCTCCTGGTCTACCAATAAAGTTGTTTTGCGAAATTATGAAGGCGTGATCACAACCTACAAAGAACCGGACTCTTATGAACCCACATTTTGTAAAAGAAATTGCGATGAGTGTGACTTGCAACTTTCTCTTGAGGATGCAGATGAAACCCGTTCTTTAGGAATTGAGAAACTACTGGCTGACAGCAATAATATGATTGCCCTGGTTCCCAAAAATAATTCGCGTCATGGCCGAAGAGGATAA
- the ablB gene encoding putative beta-lysine N-acetyltransferase, translating into MSKQPPDKVKELPDGSIIQHGPLNDRIYLMKVGNSLPRSLPSDLVKMAERHEYSKIFVKIPADYSKQFVREGYIEEASIPRFFNGAIAGVFMGYYLDEERASEPDAADIKKILRLAFNKSGSTNESLDKELFRLHRCKEEDVEIMATIYKKVFQTYPFPIHDPLFLKDSMQSNVDYFGIEKNGRLIALSSAEIDVTSQNVEMTDFATLPKWRGNSLGVHLLLRMEKEMKKKGIRTAYTIARAKSAGINITFSKLGYELGGRLKNNTNISGNIESMNIWHKTIC; encoded by the coding sequence ATGTCCAAACAACCACCAGATAAGGTAAAAGAACTTCCCGATGGTTCAATTATCCAGCATGGGCCTCTCAATGATCGCATCTATTTAATGAAGGTTGGCAACAGTCTGCCCCGGTCGCTGCCTTCAGATTTGGTAAAAATGGCAGAACGTCATGAATACTCAAAGATATTTGTGAAGATTCCTGCTGATTATTCTAAACAATTTGTACGTGAAGGGTATATCGAAGAAGCTTCAATTCCCCGATTCTTTAATGGTGCAATCGCCGGTGTTTTTATGGGGTATTACCTTGATGAAGAACGTGCTTCAGAGCCTGATGCAGCAGATATCAAGAAAATACTTCGCCTTGCCTTTAATAAATCTGGCAGTACCAACGAATCGTTGGATAAAGAGTTGTTCAGATTGCATCGATGTAAAGAAGAGGATGTTGAAATAATGGCAACAATTTACAAAAAGGTTTTCCAAACCTACCCCTTTCCAATCCATGACCCCCTGTTTCTTAAAGACAGCATGCAGAGTAATGTCGATTATTTTGGGATTGAAAAAAATGGGCGGCTTATTGCTCTTTCTTCTGCTGAAATTGATGTGACATCCCAAAACGTTGAAATGACTGATTTCGCAACACTGCCAAAGTGGCGTGGCAATAGCCTCGGGGTACATCTCCTTCTTCGAATGGAAAAAGAGATGAAAAAAAAGGGGATCAGAACGGCCTATACAATTGCAAGAGCGAAATCCGCCGGAATTAACATAACTTTCTCCAAGCTCGGCTATGAGTTAGGGGGGAGACTCAAAAATAATACCAATATCTCAGGCAACATCGAAAGCATGAATATCTGGCACAAAACTATCTGCTAA